In Lepus europaeus isolate LE1 chromosome 19, mLepTim1.pri, whole genome shotgun sequence, the genomic window CGGACAGCGAAGGGAGGAACTCAGCCTGTCCCTGCCCCACCTCGTCGGCGTCCTCCTGCACCCCAGCCAGcactcctgcagccctgggagccctgggcaccGAGGATCCTGAGGAGCCTCGCGCCTCCCATAAGGAGGCAGCCACCCACTCCAGGGCAGCTGAGAATGGTGCCCCTGACCCACTGGAGTCGGAGCCCCCAATGCCTCAGCTCCCATCCAGTCTGGAGGGCTGGCCTGAGGGTggtgccctgcctgcctgcctgcctctcttccGAAGCCAGACAGTCCCTGCCGGTTCCCAGCCCTCGGGCCACAACTTCCAGTGGCTCCGGAACCTGCCAGGCTGCCCCAAGAGCAAAGGCAGCAATTTGTTTGTGGTCCACAAGCCCCCTGCAGTGCCGTCTCGTGAGGGCTGTGAGTCTGGCCCCGGGCCCAGCAGCGCCTCCCCCTCGGCTGAGCCCCTGTCCAGCGCAAGCACCGGCCCCGGCACCGAGGACATGCCGgccttccctcccacactcctGAAGGGGCCCGCTGAGGCCCCAGGCGACCCCCGGTATACTGGAGGCGAAGACGATGCCTGGGCCTCCAAGAAGAGCAAGTTCGACTGTGACTCCTTCTCGTGGCAGAGCCCCGGGGAGCCTGGTCCCCAGGACGTCCAGAAACCGGGTGGGCTTCCGTCCGACGCTACGCCGCTCTTCCGCCAGCTGTTCCTGAAGTCGCAGGAATCCCTGGTGAGCCACGAgcagatgcaggtgctgcagatgATCACCAAGTCCCAGAGGATATTCTCCCATGCCCAGGTGGCCGCCGCCACCTCGCAGCTCCCGGGGCCCGAGGGCAAGCAGGCCACCCTGAAGCCGTGGCCCCAGCAGCCTCCGCCACCCGCACCGCCTGTGGACTCTCTCCATGCTGGGCCCGGAAACCCAGAACCAGAGGGATCCCCAGCCCGCAGGAGGAAGCCGGTGCCcgcagggcccagggaggcctCCCCGGGGAGCTCCAGGCGAGACGCCAAGGGAGGGCTCAAAGTGGCTGCTGCACCGTCGGCCCTCACAGCACCTGCTCTGGACCCATGCGGGAAGCCAGACATCTCTTCCCTGGCCAAGCAGCTGCGGTCCTCAAAAGGCACCTTGGACCTGGGGGACATCTTTCCTGCTGTAGGCCCACGGCAGACCCAGTTAGCAGCGGATGAGCTGCCCGGGAAGCAGGCCGTGGCCGAGAACAGCACAGCTTCGGGGGCCGCGAAAGGCGAGAAGGGCCCAGGCTGCTCCCGGGGCGGAGGCTACCGGCTCTTCTCAGGTCACCCCAGGGCCCAGCGGTTCTCCGGCTTCCGCAAGGAGAAGGTGAAGATGGATATGTGCTGCGCGGCGTCTCCCAGCCAGGTGGCCATGGCTTCCTTCTCCTCAGCTGGGCCTCCGGCAGATCCGCCCCGGGACGCCAAGACCAAGCTGACAGTCCTCAACAGAATCCAGGTACCCGAGCCCTATGCCGCGTGGCCCGAggagtgggcggggcgggggctggttGTCCCGCTGCTGTCACTCCGACCCCGGGAGTCCTTAGTGCGATGTTCACAGAGAAGGAAGTCAGGTTCAGAGGACGAGGAGCCGCGTGCCTGTCAGCTGCTGTCTCACTGAgctctgctggctttggcctctcgCATCCTTGGGTTCTTCAGGCCACGGAGATAGAACCTCCTGCCTCACATCCTTCTGCTGGAGTAGGCGCGTGCTTGCCCCGCCTGAGGCTCGGTTCCTGGCACCAGTGACgtgtgctgacgctgcaggccgTGCCCGAGGTGCTGAGTGTCAGCTCGGTTCCTGTGCATGCGGTCTCCCCggggaccctgccaccctcctgtcagccattccttcctttctttttttaaatttgaatgtaagagttacatagagagagggagagactgagagaaaggtcttccatcactagttcatgccccagatagctgcagtggctggggctgggccaggctgaagccacaagctaggagcttcctctagatctcccacatgggtgcaggtacccgaatacttgggccgtcctctgctgctttcccaggagcattagcagggagctggatgggaagtgcagcagccgggacttgaaccggtgcctgtatgggatgccggtgctgcaggtgctgCTGCTGTTTTAACAGCTTTATCATTCAGATACCAGAATTCACCACTTTAAAGTGCACAGTCTGGCGGTCTGTGGGGTATTCAGGAGATGgtgctgctgtctccccaggtgtcCAGAATAGTTTCATCCCCCAGCAAGCGTCCGGCACCCATTTGTCGTCGCCCTAGTCCCCAGCAACAGCAGCTCTGCCTTCTGCTTTATGGATTGGCCTGTTCTGCACGTTTCCTGTGCATTGCAAGCAAGGTGTGGCCCCGGTGCTGGCCTTCCTCCCCAGCATGGTGTGCCGCTGTTCCCCTGAGCGGAGGTGACCGTCGCGCCCTCACTGTGTGCCCAGCCGAGTGGGTTCCAGTGCACAGACCATGTGCTCTTTGCTCCTCCGGACTGCTGTTGTGGGGAGAGCTGCTATGCGTGCCTCTCCCTCCAAGGTTGTGTGGATGTGCATGCCTGCCAATGGAACTGCCTGGCCACGTGCAGCTCCCTGCCCGGCGTCTGAGGAAGTGCCAGGCTGCCCACCGCCCTGCACGCGTGCTGTTGTGTCAGAACCGCCACGGGAGGTGGCAGCTCGTGGTTTGCATTGTGTTCCTCTGGAGGTGCCGCTGTGCCTGGCGGCCGTGTGTCTTCTTGGGAGAAGCTGTCCAGAGCTCGTGGCGGTGGTCACTGTGTTGTCTTGTGCCCAGGTTTCGGGAGTTCCTCATACTCTGGATGCGAGCCCCTTGTCACGCGCGCGGTCAGCTGCACCCTCTCGTTTCAGGGGCTGTCTTTCTGTCTTAGTTACAGTGTCTCTTGTGGTGCGAAAGTTTTCACTGTCATCCGATTTGCATGTTTGGTCCTATCTGAGCCAGGCCAGGGGTACCCTCTGATGTCCTCCAGGCGCGTGGCTTTGGCTCTCCCTGAGCTCTGCACTCCCATGGCACTGCCTCAGGTATGTTTTCCTCTACAGGGTGGAAACGTCTACAGGATACCCCATCCCTCGAGGGACGAGCACGCAGCAGGCGCATGGTACGTGCTGCGGCCCCACCCACCTGCCTGGGGTGCCCCTGCCGCAGGCACCCTCTGTGGCTCTGGTGCCGGCCCTGGGGGAGCGAGCGGGGTGCCTCCATGCTGAAGAGGACGCTGCAAGCAGCAGAATCTGGGCAAAGCCTGCATCTGTTAGAGGTGGTCCAGACTCCCAGAGCACCCTGACGGGGGGCGAGCCCCACTCTCCCatcctcccctctgcctgtctTCCCAGCAGCCACCAAAACGGGGGCCCTGGCGAGTGGCCAGAGCCAAGGAGCACGTACGTCTGCAAGACCTGCAGCCAGATGTTCTACACGGAGAAGGGGCTCAACAGCCACATGTGTTTCCACAGCGACCAGTGGCCGTCCCCACGGGGcaagcaggagcagcaggtgaggctgggggCTCTGTCCTGGGGGGTGTGCGCAGGGGCTCAGGGTCAgggctggctgtggctgtggctgtggggtggcagCAGCTGCCCAGCCCTGTCTTTGGCCTGTTCTCCACGGAGAGGCCTCTAGGGCTTCCCCTGTATCCTGGGGCAGCTCCTCTTGTCCCTGCCTGCCATTTCCTTAAGGAGCCCCCTTTTCTCTGGGTTCAGGGGTTTGGCACAGAGTTTTGCAAGCCGCCAAGACAGGCTCTGAGGCCAGATGGGGACGGACAGACTCCCCCGCGAGCCAAGAAGCCCTTGGACAGCACGGCTGTAGCCTCTGTGGTGATCCCCATGCTGGTGTCTGTGGCTCCGGGGAGCCGAGCCCTGGGGAGCCTGGCCCAGGTGGGGGCTCACCGCCTGCTGCCTTTCTGCCACCCTTCCCAGCTGTTGGCGGAAGCCGTGGGAAAAACCCAAACCCCACACCCTAGAAAGTCCTGACACTGAAGAATTCGGGTTGCACATCCGCTCAGTCATTCCGTGTTCACTGAGCCCTCtgtgctggcctgggctggggcagctggggaCATAGCACTAACCGGGACAGCCTGGCTCCCAGTCCCAGACCTGTGCCACACAGTGACAGTCCAgagtgggcagggctggtggAAGAGGATTTCTGGGGGAGCTCCGAGGGGCTCCTGATCCAGCCTGAGGagatcagggagggcttcctggaggcggAGCTGTCAGAGCTGAGTCCTGGGGGATGAAGAGGAATAAGGCCAACAGGGGTGGAGATCTCCTGGTGACCAGTGATCACGCTGTGGGGCCTCTCTCAACTGTACAAGGACCCCATGAGACATTTGTGCTGCACTCGTGCTCAGTGTTTGGGGCCAAAGATGCCCGGGTCCCGCAGGAGCTGCTTTTTCCACTTGGTCCCCTGGCCCACTCCCCCCTGGCCCCACTCGGTAAGTGCTGGCCACCAGAGCCCACGCCGTCCTCCCACGCTTCCCAGATCCCCAGCCTCGGGCCTCCTGGGGCTTCAGCCGTGGAACGTCCCCGCACCTGGTGTCTCGGGGCTGGCTTGGGTGTGGCGGCGGGGCAGAGCTGCCCAAGGCCCTGCTCGGCCCTGTTTGCTGAAGGCTCCAGGCGTGGCCACgtcctctttccctctgtcccctTTTCCGGCCTGCTTGCTGACCTGAAGACCGACTGCTGTAGTGAATGCCTGTGGTCCCCAACTCCCTTCTCCAGGGACAAGAGAAAGACGAGGAAGAGAGGGACAGCAAGGAGGGCGGCCAGCACAGGAAGCGGAAGAAGCGCCCCCAGTCCAAGGCGCTGCTCATCCCTCCCCCGCCCTCGGCCTTCAGGGCGCCGAGCCCCGGGGGCCACCAGAGCTGCCTGCGCTCCCCGGTGTTCCTGGTGGACCGCCTCCTGCAGGGCCTGTTCCAGTGCTCCCCCTACACGCCGCCTCCCATGCTCAGCCCCATCCGGGAGGGCTCCGGGCTCTACTTCAACACGCTCTGCTCCACGTGCTcccaggctgggcccagccagcTCAGCAGCTCCGTGCTGGGTGAGTAGGGCTGGGCTGCTCCCTCTCGTGCTGCCTAGCCCCTCTGCCCTGGGCCACTGCGCGTGCCTTTGTAGCATCTGGTCCAGTGGTTCTCTCTGGCTATGGGGTGCTTGGCCTGAGGATCCCGCTGCTGCCCAGAAGTACCCCAGAGCCATCTGGGACCAGTAGCCCTGGGTGTTTGGAATTTTATAGctggaaagaaaacagagaccGTTTAGCCTGACCATCTTGCTGCCTGCTCATCTCAACATCATTACTGAGATCCAACATCATACACGTCACCCATGTCGCGTGTGACATGTGGCAGGGATTTGGCACCGTGGTTAAGATCCCAgcggggacacctgcatcccacatcagagtgcctgggctccaggcctggctctactgattccagcttcctgctgctgctcccaggaggcagtggtgatggctggggCACCCAGATGAGGTTCCCAGcacctaactttggcctggcccagttctggctctttctggcacttggggaataaacatctctgtctctctctccccctttccttaccattcaaataaaatgaataaaaaaaatcccgTTTTTGAGGATATCTACAAGCGTGTGCCCCTCCCCATACAGTCTGATTGTAGAGCATTGTCGTATCCTGGAGGAAGCCTGAACCCTCTAGAAGTCACCCCTGCCCTGTATCCCAACAGTCCGGACCCCAGGCAGCCTTGCGTCTGTGTTGCTTCTGCGGGTTGGCTGGAACTGGA contains:
- the ZNF541 gene encoding zinc finger protein 541, with translation MEQYGLGDEGALPSEVHLPSFSEGQGLNCSDTLNRDLGPDTRDLLYAGLSGLELEPGLPTPDVPSEALEDNLDALSLYSGKDSDSVKLLDEYVDPESQTALQDLGLGVLKVPKEPEDGGRAASGSARKGKRQHSSPQNPLLDCSLCGKLFSSASSLSKHYLTHSQERKHVCKICSKAFKRQDHLTGHMLTHQKTKPFVCIEQGCSKSYCDYRSLRRHYEVQHGLCILKEAPPEEEACGDAPHPHELAPGGLRSLGPPEARSPSALLPNRDLLRCIVSSIVHQKMPSPGPALAGPADSEGRNSACPCPTSSASSCTPASTPAALGALGTEDPEEPRASHKEAATHSRAAENGAPDPLESEPPMPQLPSSLEGWPEGGALPACLPLFRSQTVPAGSQPSGHNFQWLRNLPGCPKSKGSNLFVVHKPPAVPSREGCESGPGPSSASPSAEPLSSASTGPGTEDMPAFPPTLLKGPAEAPGDPRYTGGEDDAWASKKSKFDCDSFSWQSPGEPGPQDVQKPGGLPSDATPLFRQLFLKSQESLVSHEQMQVLQMITKSQRIFSHAQVAAATSQLPGPEGKQATLKPWPQQPPPPAPPVDSLHAGPGNPEPEGSPARRRKPVPAGPREASPGSSRRDAKGGLKVAAAPSALTAPALDPCGKPDISSLAKQLRSSKGTLDLGDIFPAVGPRQTQLAADELPGKQAVAENSTASGAAKGEKGPGCSRGGGYRLFSGHPRAQRFSGFRKEKVKMDMCCAASPSQVAMASFSSAGPPADPPRDAKTKLTVLNRIQGGNVYRIPHPSRDEHAAGACSHQNGGPGEWPEPRSTYVCKTCSQMFYTEKGLNSHMCFHSDQWPSPRGKQEQQGFGTEFCKPPRQALRPDGDGQTPPRAKKPLDSTAVASVVIPMLVSVAPGSRALGSLAQGQEKDEEERDSKEGGQHRKRKKRPQSKALLIPPPPSAFRAPSPGGHQSCLRSPVFLVDRLLQGLFQCSPYTPPPMLSPIREGSGLYFNTLCSTCSQAGPSQLSSSVLDQGDGSFGICVVKDDSKISIEPHINIGSRFQADIPELQDRSLAGIDEHVASLVWKPWGDVMTNPETQDRVTELCNVACSSVMPGGGTNLELALHCLHEAQGSVQVALETLLLRGPQKPRTHPLADYRYTGSDIWTPIEKRLFKKAFCAHKKDFYLIHKTIQTKTVAQCVEYYYIWKKMLKFDCGRVPGLEKRAKREPEEAERPEEKATGSPRETPSHRPTPDFKMKTKSFRRESILNSSPNAGPRRTPEAPGSVESQGVFPCRECERVFDKIKSRNAHMKRHRLQDHVEPVVRVKWPVKPFQLKEEEEEEEELGAAIGPLQW